ACGGCGTTGGGCCCCCCACGCCGCTATTTACGAGTACTACGGTGCCTCGGAGTTGAGCTTCGTGTCCGGTACCCGGCTGCCCGCGGGCGAGCGGCTCGATGCAGGCGGCACCGGCATTGGCAAGCCGTTCCCGGGCGTGGAACTGCGTATCATGGACGACTCGGGCCGAGCGCTTCCCGACGGTCAGCATGGAAACATCAGCGTCCGCAGCGCCATGGTCAGCAACGGCTACCTGTGGGGGGATGACGGGCAGGCCTTGCGGTGCCTTGATGGCTGGTACACCGTGGGCGACCAAGGTTATGTTGAGGACGGGATACTCCACATCCTGGGTCGTCGCTCGGACATGATCCTTACGGCCGGAAAGAACGTCTACCCCCACGAGGTAGAGCTTGCCCTCGCCTCGGTTCCGGGCATTGAAGTGGCCGTCGCTGCCGGGGCGCCTGACGATATCCGCGGACAAAGGGTGATTGCCGGCGTCGTACCGGCCTACGGCGCAGTCACCGCCACGAACCTGCGCACCGGACTGGACGGCCTGCTGGCGAGGAACAAGTGGCCATTGCAGTTCTTCGTACTTTCGGAGCTGCCCATGACGGACCGGGGCAAAGTCAGCAGGAATGTCCTCCTGGATTGGATCAAGAACCACGACCCGCGGGCGCAGCCCCTTGGCTGACGCAGCTCCAGGAACCATTCGGACGGACGAGTCCCTGCAACCGGTGATCATCGCTGCGCTGCGAACTCCCATTTGCCGTGCCAATGGCCAGTTGAAGCACCTCCGCGCGCCGGACCTCCTGGCCCCGGTGATCCGTTCGCTCGTCGAATCAGTGGGGGAGGACCCTGCCGGGGTAGACGACGTCATCATCGGTAACGCGGTGGGTGGCGGCGGAAATGTGGCTCGATTCGCAGCGCTCCAGGCCGGGCTGCCAATCTCAGTCCCTGGCCTCACGGTGGACCGGCAGTGCGGCTCGGGACTGGACGCCGTTGCGATGGCGTCCCGGCTGGTGGCGGCCGGCGGAGACCCGCTGTATATCGCGGGCGGCGTCGAAAGCATCAGTACCGCTCCCGCCCGGGCCAACAGGGACGACGACGGCGGCCTGGACTTCTACTCGCGGGCCACCTTCGTGCCAATGGAGTACGGCGACCCGGATATGGGTGTGGCAGCCGAAAATGTGGCACGGGAATGTGGCGTGTCACGGGAAAGACAGGACGGCTACGCACTCCGCAGCCACCAGAGGGCGGTGGAAGCCGCCCAGGACGGCAGGTTCGTGGGCGAGATGGTCGCACTGGGCGACGAGGGAACTGTGGTGGCCTGCGATGACGGTCCCCGCCCTTCGCTTCGCGCCCCGATGATGGCGCGTTTCCCCGCCGCCTTCGTACCCGGAGGAACTGTCACAGCAGGGAATTCGTGCTTCGACGCCGACGGTGCCTCCGCCGTCGTCGTTACCTCCCTGAAGCGTGCACGCGCCATGGGCGCGGAGGACGGCTTGCTGGTGTTGGGTTGCGACACCACCGGGGTGCATCCGGAACTGCTGGGTGTCGGTGCGGCGTACGCAGCCGAGAGGCTCCTGGCAGGACACGGGGTGGCGCCGGACGATATTGACCTTATCGAATTCAATGAAGCGTTCGCCGCACAGACAATTGCTTGCCTGGACCACGTGGGGATCGGGCCCGAACGGGCCAACCTGGACGGCGGAGCTTTGGCCCTGGGCCACGCCTACGGTGCGTCGGGAGCCGTCCTGGTGACCCGCCTTCTGGCCCAGGCGCGCCGGCGGTTCCTGGAGTCGAAGGAGTCGTCTCTGGGGCTCGCAATGATCAGTATCGCCGGCGGCATGGGAACAGCGGCACTGATGCGGTACTCAACGCTCTAGGGTGTCTTCCGGTTCACCCAGGCCGCGGGCAGCCAACGCATCACCCGTTTGCCGGGCGTACGCCACGGTCGTGATGAAGACAGGGAGGACCAGGGCCCGGGGGTTCCGCTCCAGGCCGCGGGCCCGGGCAGAATCGCGCACGTCGGAGAAAGCGCCTGCGATGAACGGAATGCTCCGCAGCATCACGGCGATGGTCAGGGCGAAACGTTCTGGATCGGCTCCGAACCGCCGGAACGGCTTGGCCAGGGAGACCACGCCATCCAAGAGGTCCTGCACCGGGGTAGTGGCCGTCAACACCGATGCTGCCACCACGCACACCAGGATGTTGAGGACGATGCGGGCCGCCGTGGGCCCTCCGAGTTGCCACCACTGGAACAGTCCGATCACCAGCACAATGGGCGCCACCATCCGGATGGCTCCGGCAAGTCGTCCGAGGCCTGCTCCGCTGAGCAGGAACAGGCCGCACATGATGCCGAAGATCAGCAGGGAAACGGCCCAGTCCACAATCAGGAACGATGCCGCCCCGCAGGCAGCCACCACCAGGAACTTCAGCCACAGGGGTGCGC
This Paenarthrobacter sp. GOM3 DNA region includes the following protein-coding sequences:
- a CDS encoding thiolase family protein, giving the protein MADAAPGTIRTDESLQPVIIAALRTPICRANGQLKHLRAPDLLAPVIRSLVESVGEDPAGVDDVIIGNAVGGGGNVARFAALQAGLPISVPGLTVDRQCGSGLDAVAMASRLVAAGGDPLYIAGGVESISTAPARANRDDDGGLDFYSRATFVPMEYGDPDMGVAAENVARECGVSRERQDGYALRSHQRAVEAAQDGRFVGEMVALGDEGTVVACDDGPRPSLRAPMMARFPAAFVPGGTVTAGNSCFDADGASAVVVTSLKRARAMGAEDGLLVLGCDTTGVHPELLGVGAAYAAERLLAGHGVAPDDIDLIEFNEAFAAQTIACLDHVGIGPERANLDGGALALGHAYGASGAVLVTRLLAQARRRFLESKESSLGLAMISIAGGMGTAALMRYSTL
- a CDS encoding energy-coupling factor transporter transmembrane component T family protein; the protein is MRGHGFLIANYVRGDSVIHRAPLWLKFLVVAACGAASFLIVDWAVSLLIFGIMCGLFLLSGAGLGRLAGAIRMVAPIVLVIGLFQWWQLGGPTAARIVLNILVCVVAASVLTATTPVQDLLDGVVSLAKPFRRFGADPERFALTIAVMLRSIPFIAGAFSDVRDSARARGLERNPRALVLPVFITTVAYARQTGDALAARGLGEPEDTLER